TTTTGTTAACAATCAAATAACTCATATCATTTGTCAGTTCTGTTTTCTAAATAATTCATGGGGAAGCACACTGCTATTCCTTCCTCATCTACCATGAGCCAAATATTGGTTGTATTTTCTATTAAACTTGACACACAATTATCAGGTGTATTATGAGAATTTCAGTCTGAAAATGTGAGTGCTTAGATTTTAAAACTACTTCTACTTAAAGGTAGGGTTGCGacgttgtttctgaaacactttttagcCTATTTGTTGAAATGATGTTAGATGTTAGTGAGCGTGTCACAGAAAAGTCGTcctctagcagttgtcaggcagtgggCCTTCTTGTGTTTTGGGGGTGTAGCTTTGATGACCGATTGGAGGGGGTCAGATGTATCGGTTATATATTGGTATCTTTTCCAGCTTTTCCAGTTTTAACAACCCTAGCTTTACCAGTGCAAATAAATGCTCATGGGTTTTGGattgaaatggaaaatatacatacatatatatatatatatattaaaaaaaaatgaacttgattttaataaaaagtcGTCTTTCAGTGTCATGGTCAGTGTATAGGTCCCAGTCTGGCCACACAGCACCGCCATGTTTTCTGCCAAAACACAAATGGCACCAAAGTCCCGTACAGGATGTGCAGTGGACTTCACAGGTAAATGTAGACGCCATTAAGTGTTTGATGTTTGCTGTTGATGTCGAAATGGACAGTAAATGCAGTGATTGAACTCACCAGAGTTGTGTGTCTcatgtgtgcgtttgtattCTCAGGCCCAGCTCCCTGAAGAATTGCTCCACAGAGGGCTGCGCCCTCCACTGGCACGTCGGCCCGTGGACCCAGTGCACTGCCACCTGTGGAAGACACGGCTTCCAGTCGCGCCCGGTGACATGCGCGCACCGTCGAACCGGCAAGGCCACGCGGGAACATCACTGCATGTGGAGGCCTCGCCCACCCAGTTGGCAGCGGTGCAATATTTTGTCCTGCGGAAGAGGTGAGGAACAAATGATTTCACAAGTGTGAGTGAGAACAATTTTATTTAAGGGATTTTATGTTGcacaacatatacacacatatattcatatatatgtatgtttgtctgtgtacCAGGTTGTTGCCGTGAGTCCCATTCTACGACATTCATAGCTTATTTCTGTGGTCTGCCATAAATGTCATTAAAAGAATAACTTGCATTCCCTTTCAGTTTCATCTTCTGATATTTCGAGGTATTTCCAAAGAGTCTGCTGGAATCTCAATGCAAAATGGGGGAATGGAATTTGACTTGCggtactgaaaaaaaaaacagcagcacacaagACACAATGTACTGGTTACATAAATTAACCCACAGACCTCAATTTGCGAGGAAAAGAGTCCCTATGAAAACTATTTAGAGACTTGTGgagttgttgttatttttctaaaGTTTTTCAGCCTTTTAAAAACCAGGCTTGAAATTCCACAAGCCTGGGTTGTATTTAGGTGCCAGATGTTTCAGAATTTCGAATTTCAACTCCTCTGCATAAAATTGAAAAGGTTTCTCTCAGAAGTATTTGCGGTTTTGATTCACTGACTAACCCGGGAGATTAATATGAATTCATAAACATTATGATTTATTGTAATAGCTAGATGATGCTGAttcctctcagtgtgtgttgttaacTGTATCTGCCGTGTATTCCAGCAGGAGAGTGTCGAGACAGCACGAGGTACTGTGAGAAGGTTCAACAGCTGGAGCTCTGCCCACTGCCCCAGTTTAAGAGTCGCTGCTGCCACTCCTGCCGAAACACCTGAAACGCGGATGGGGGACGAGAGATGAGGGCTGTGGAAAACCTGAATTAGCCAGGGAACGACTCAACAGAGACTTGAACCCTCTACGCCCCATCCCAACGTCAAGTTCGATGAACAGTTTTGGATGCGGATACCTCCTTGTAGGGGAACGTTGGAGAGGCTGTGATCTATATTCGTCAAAAGATGCCATGTGTGGGTTTGAATTACAAAGTAATGTTTCGAGAGGAGTGACGTGTCTGAAAATGAAGGCTTCCGTTTTACTTCTTCCCTTTAAAATTCTGAGGTTCAACAGCTTTCCCAAGTGACGCAAAAGTCTTTGAAACACATTGTCATTGTGAGTCATAGAAACCTTGTGACGACTGCATGATTTCATACAGGGGAAGAGAGACGTTATCTGAGACCATCACTGATATGTGATGTTGTTCCCTgaaaatagcaataaaataaGCATACAGTGCAGAAATTGGTCATCAAAAGACTTTTGAAATTGCCTGACAGCATACCCAGGGATTCCATGTAGACCCCTGAGTTTGTGATGACCACTGGaaagttgtgtgtttgcctTTATTGCAATGATTTTCAAAACAGTATTGTTTCATAGTTAAGATGCTAAATGAGCTTTCATTCATGCGGTGTGGGTATACTCTTGTTTAAAACCAAAATACAGCATAGTGCTGCATATAAACAATGGGAAATAGATAATGTGACTAAAAGCCTTGAAAGTGATAAATGGATATAGATCATGATCTGTGCTACCATTTTGGGTCATTTAGCACGCGTTGACAGCAGTGATTGGTCAAGTCGTTTAAAGAGGGAAAGAATTTGGATTGCAGATGTTTTCACTGCATAGTTTTGGCAGAATAGAAAGTAGGAACGCGATAAAAAGATTTCTCTTGAATGGGTTGCACTAATGGAGGTATGTGACTGAAGCCAGTCGGTTTATGGAAAAAGGAAATTTGCACTCGACTCATGCAGGTCTTTGTTGAGAACATGGCTTGTagagtttctttttaaatctagtTTGTGAGGTCaaattgtttatatatatattttttttcagatttatcTTGAAATGTCCCTTTAACCACTTTGCAACTCTGCAGCACATTTTAACGTGAGGTGAGTATAATTGCCCCCACTGCTATTTCATCATGTCcaccaaattacatttttgctcAAGTTTGACATTATAGGGGAAAATACAGTTAAATGTCTAAGTTATTTTACAACTCTGCTGCTTAGGAAAGATTAAAGTGTTAGTTGaacttaaaatgtgtaaaatgaccTCCGTGTCACATTTGAATATTGGCTAAAACGGTTGGAATCATAATGTatcacaattacatttttgtgatgGGTTTTTGCACTTTTTGATCTTATGCCCTGGTTTTCATTACGCTTCATCATCAAGTGcaacacaaaccacagcagGAGACTACTTCGCCTCTAATCGAGGTGTCATTGATCGATTTTACGAGatgaaaacatcttttacaTGTTACTTATGCTCTTAAGTTATGTAGATATGTGTCTTGTCttttaactatttattttaatgtgtgttcatgtgcataCTATTGTAAATAATTTACAGGGGTGGGTTTTTAAGTGTTCATTTCCTAACAGCTGATAGAATTCGATGTGCATGCAATGGGGACCCTCTGCTGGTGACTTGATGTGTTGCTCTCTGCTCATGCCTGGTTTatcattaaataaaaccaaatacatTCCATTCATAATCTGTGTTTTGTGATTATCTCTCCTGTTTTGGATATAAAACCCGACCGTATCATCAGAGCACAGTGCTCAGATTTGATCATGTTGGGAGACTGGGTTCACTGGTCAATTACAAACAAGTTGTGCAGTCGCTGACATGGCCCCTGCACCCTCCCCATGGGGAAAGTCCCAGAAAATATGGAAATCCAGGGCTTTCCCAGTTCAACCCTGGTTTCTTAATTTCAGTTTGAGCACTTGGCTGAACATAAAAAGGCGTGCACTGATAATGGGAAGTTTTACTATGAACCAGAATAACCAGACCTACAACAGTGTTGTGATGACGTCAGGACAATTGAAGCCTCAGATTTTGTTGAAGGAAAAgcacttcctctttctgtatTGACAAACAGTTCACTCCACTTCTCAGCTGTCGAAGAGGGACATGTACTCACACAATCCCTCTGAGCAATTGAAGGAAATCACTTCACAACATGACCctgtttcacatttcacatcacTAACTAGATGTTTCTGATTCGTACTGGGCATTGTTTCAGATGAGTTATGGTGGAGACGGATGCTTGCAATTCGTGTTTGACAACAATCAGGGTTCTGCGAGTTTCCCTCGTGGATGAGCTGGAAGGAAAGATTGACTCGCTGCTAGAGGTTTTAGTGAGTCGAGAGGTGTTCACTCGTGATGACCGCGAAGAGGTGCTGTGTCAGCCGGGACCCCGTTCGAGAGTAAGAACGGTTTTGGATATCCTGGGGTGTAAAGGTGAGGAAGCAGCCAAGGTTTTTCTCGCCATTAGCAGTCATCAGGAGGAGGCACAGAGGCATTCCAAAGAACTCAATACTCGACCTCAGTCCATAGGTAAGCAGTCAATCTAAATGTAATTTGTACATCCATTTTTGCAGTAAAATAATGATGCATTGCTCAATAGCATTTTATGTAGCACCATCAAATGAACGTGTTCATATTTTAGACAAAAGTGAAAGACATCTATGCTTCATTTCTTTTGCAGAGTataacaaagtcaaacaaaagcATAAAGATGTCCTCAGGCGCCGGAGTGAGAGCATGCTCTTCTACAACACCCGACACGGAGAGAAAAACCTTTTTTCTGAACATTACGTCAATCTCCTGTTGGTTGACGGACACCAGGGCTTGGATATAAAAAGACACGAGCTGCTGACATTCGGACAAAAGCGACTTTCTATGCAGCAGAAGTCGGcagtaaataagaaaatagCACCAGCTGAACTCTTTTCAAGCGCATATGGAAACCGTCCAGTCAAGAAGGTTTTGGTTACAGGGGTGGCTGGTATTGGAAAAACCACCCTGGTGCAGAAGATGCTGTTCGATTTTGGTGGGAGAAAGGACCATCTTGCGTTTGATTTTATCATCCACATGACCTTCAGAGACCTGAATCTGGTCGACAAACCAACAAACTTCCGGGAGTTGGTATTGCGAAAAAACCGGCACCTTGCTAAAGAGCTGGATAACATTTTAGCGAACGATGAAATGCTGCTGATCATCTTGGATGGCTTCGATGAGTTCAGACACTACAGAGGTTGCaatgtggatgtttttgtgACCGAACCAGATGAAGACGCGGAGGTGGTGGAGGTCTTAGGGAGTCTGATGCAGGGCGAACTTCTTCCCAACGCTTCTGTCATGCTAACAAGTCGACCTACAGCTTTCAACCACATCCCTGTTGGCTGCGTCGACCGCTTTGTGCTCATCGCTGGCTTCTCCTTGGCTGAAGTTCAAGACTTCTTCCTACACTATTTCCAAGATGACGCCGTGGCTGACCGCATGTTTGCAGTGGTGTCAGCGAATGAACTCATGTTAACACTGTGTTACATACCTGCTTTTTGCTACATTGTGTGTTGCATCCTAAAAGAAAGCAAAGATCTCTGCGGAGAAAGCCCCAAGACCATGACAGACATTTATGTGCAGTATCTGGTGGCTTTGATTCGCTCTCACACTCAGTCAAGAGCCGAAACATTTCTTCAAGAGCAAAGTGCAAAGGGCATAGAGCAACTGTCTGACATAGTGATAAAGCTGGGTCGACTCGCCTTCCAAAAGCTGATGGAACATCAGACACTGTTTTACAGCAGCGACAGTGATGTTGCAGCTTTAGAAGGATGCAGCCTTGTTAGTACCTTTCTCGATAAGACAGTAACACAAGAGCCAGGCTATACCGAAGAGGTTTACTCCTTTGCACACCTCACTGTTCAAGAGTTCTTTGCAGCAGTCTACTGTGCACTGACCGATCACCCTTTACCTGATGCAAGTACAGAGGGGGGGACAAACAGTGGACATTTGGACCTTTTCAACCGTTTCCTGTCTGGAATCCTCTCAGAACGCAACGCTAATCTTCTATCAAGACATTTGGGGCTCAGTTACCACAAAGAAAAAGTGGACACCTATCGGCAGAGGATCATCGGAGAACTCGCGGTGCTCTGTGACAATGGGGCCCATATCCTGAATCATTTACACTGCCTGTTTGAGCAGCAGGACCCCTCATTAGCCCTTGCCGTGCAGCCCAAGATGCTACGAATCAACGTTAGCGATGAAACACTATCACAAATGGATTACAATGCCATCAAGTACTTCCTGAACCCCATAGAGGGCAAAATATCAGAGCTGGATCTGACAGGGACTGGAGTCAGCTGCGAGGCACTTAGGGACATTCAGCCCCTACTGCTTAGATGTGAGAGTCTTTGGTTAGTTCCAAGTAAAATTTGGTTTGTATCATCTCATTCTCTGATCTCCCCTGTGTCACAGGTTAACCTTCTTTTCAATAAGCTCCTTGTAGAGAACACGTTCTCTTTTTATGAAATGAGAAAGAGTTGACACCATCACTATTTGACATTTAAGGCTTGGAGAAAACAACCTGGACATGGACAGTGTTCAGGTCATTGCTGATGTGCTGCAGGTGTCAGACACTATGACCCACCTCGGGTAAGATGTCTATCAACAATATTCCTCAGTTGCCTATAAAATACTAGGTGACAAATGAATTAGGCAATcgctatttatttaaaagaatatGCTTGTTTTTGTCCTAGACTGAAACAAATATAACCCAGACCATGATTTGtcactttctcttctccttttcagcATTGGGTGGTCAAACCTTGGTGATGATGAACTACTGGTTCTTTCTAGTGCCATacgggttaaaaaaaaacttgtggaATTGTGGTAAGTGACGTGTCACAATGCAACAATACTTTATGAGGAAGATGATTGTCTGAATCAtcaatcatttaatcatttttccATTGAAATGTTAGAAgttacataataatataatttacgTGCAAGTATTAGTTCTGTAAACACAAGCTTGAAAACTATCTGTTAAGACTGGCTTTTGATTACGTATATAGTTTTTAAACATCTATGCATCtatgtttaatatttgatttgattttatcaGTTGGttaatatttgtatgtgttgtgatatgtgtttatttgtttttataactttataatttgttttaacaaaacaaatcaaaatgctGATCATGAAATTCCATAAAGTAGATTTTCTTTATGGAATTTCATGATCagcattttgatttgttttgtccatTATCAAATGTGAAGCAGACAGAgaatatttttagatttgatGGTTTGCTTATTGTTCAGCTAAAACATTATTCAGTACATTATTTTGTCACTTGTGTGCTTTCACAGGATGGAGGGAAACCGGGTGAGCTGCAGAGGTCTGCTGTCACTCAGCGACTTGACCCCAAACCCTTTGGAAAAAGTTGTGTGAGTGAATCCTTTTTTcaacaaataattcaaaatcatatttcaacatttgtgGGTTTGTCTGAAGCATCTGTTGTTTCACTCATTGAGCAGCGCCATCTGGAATGACCTGACCGACACCGAGCCAGAGCCCCGGTGCAGCCAAGAAAGCATCACTGTGAACTTCACCGACGACGACATGTGGGAGTCATGGGGGGAGTGGGTCTTCAAACGGTGTGAGGTCAGCAGCAACGAGAAGCTGGAGACGGTGCTGCATAAAGTGTGCAAAGTCTCGGTCCACTACTTAGAGGCCCAGTGGGCGAGGACCTTCTACAAGCAACTATCGCAGCTCATCAAGCACAGGATTGAGTCATGCACCGAGGACGACATGTGCAAGAAGCTCAGAAAGTTTGAGAATATTTTGGACCTCTGAAACGGTCTGAATACACCGTCTGTACTCACATCAAGTTCTAAGCtaataaatacagattaaatGTCTGTTTGATGCTGAATgctttgtgggaaaaaaagtaaGTAAGCCATAGCAATGCATAgtgtcaaccaaaggtggccccaatttgttttgttctatcTCTGCATGttgtttcaggtatttaacctctgtaGCTCTGTATCTGTGTTGGTTGTCATTTGTGGGAACAATGACATAAGGATAAAATAGCGTATATTTATAGAATGGTAAATGCAGAATGACTATTTCTGCATTTATCATGGTTGGGTTAATGCATCAAAAAAAATATCCCCTGTCCCCTGACGAAATAAAAAATCTTCTGAAAATACTGCCTTGATACATATAAATGATGCATTAAAACTTAAATTAGCTATAAGTGTATCTGCACCTTTATTGAAGATCTTGCTGTGGAGTCGGGTAGGTACTTCAACCAGTGTCTGTGTCAAATGTcaaggaagaaagaaataaaaaaagaagtgtgGCCAGTACGGGGATCGAACCCgcgaccttggcgttattagcaccacgctctaaCCAACTGAGCTAACCGGCCTGGTCGTTCAGAGGAAATGACATCCTACATATACCGTAATGTAAGACTTTCATTCCGTTCTTTTTCCTGTTGATGTGTATATGATTCAAGATATGACACTATAGCACACTTTTATTTGAAACGTACCTTCcagtttcctcctccttccctgttGACTTCACATTTCTGGAATAAGGGCTGAAAGAAGCTGCGAACATGGTGAATAATGCCCGGAAATATTGTTGGTAATTActcaaataaaagcacaaacaatGTCACGCGTTTGAAGAGGGACCTATATTTAAAGTACAAGTTAAAtatacaccaaaaaaaaaagaaatgaaaattcacgTGTAGTGAAAGCCCACTTAAAGTACGACAGAATgagagattaaataaataaggtGCAAAGGAAGACTTGATACTGGTGTGCAACAAATACGATGatgttaataataatgtaaatactaaaaaataaaaagtcattcATAAGCATATAGCATTTTCTGTTATCAATTGATCAAGTTTGTGGGAAGTACATTGTGTATAACGTACTACAACAACAAACTGTTGATAAAATATTGCAACTCGCAGTTAGCACTTTATTTTGGAATATTTTAGCGGAAGTCGGGTCCAACCGCGCGTTGTGACTTATGACGTCAGTAGCCTGCGACGTTTGACTGAACGTCGCTGTTTGCGTATTTATGtggtttattgtgtgtgtttagaatCTAACCGgactgtttcctcctctcaaaCCGGGTAAGTGCTGTAGATTAATATGTGATTTGATGTTTAAGGGAGCATTTGAGGTATTTTCCAAACACAGTAGCGATGgctgcagctttttcttttcaaaactaCCCGCGAATTGACTTCGAGAGCACTTAGCTAAAGGTAGTGATGGCTAACAGGCATCTGGCCACTTTAGCCGGCGGGTCCTGCATATGAAGCTTTTTACTATCTAATATTATTAAGATTTTAATCCTGTATCCAAGCGGCATGTTCACAATTGAATGTGTAATTCTTACATGAAGAATATGTCAGAGCTAATAGTATTTGACATTGTGTAAATTAGAATTATGATAAtatcttataataataataataataacattttgaatatataaaatTCTCACTC
The genomic region above belongs to Hippoglossus hippoglossus isolate fHipHip1 chromosome 18, fHipHip1.pri, whole genome shotgun sequence and contains:
- the LOC117752241 gene encoding protein NLRC3-like — its product is MVETDACNSCLTTIRVLRVSLVDELEGKIDSLLEVLVSREVFTRDDREEVLCQPGPRSRVRTVLDILGCKGEEAAKVFLAISSHQEEAQRHSKELNTRPQSIEYNKVKQKHKDVLRRRSESMLFYNTRHGEKNLFSEHYVNLLLVDGHQGLDIKRHELLTFGQKRLSMQQKSAVNKKIAPAELFSSAYGNRPVKKVLVTGVAGIGKTTLVQKMLFDFGGRKDHLAFDFIIHMTFRDLNLVDKPTNFRELVLRKNRHLAKELDNILANDEMLLIILDGFDEFRHYRGCNVDVFVTEPDEDAEVVEVLGSLMQGELLPNASVMLTSRPTAFNHIPVGCVDRFVLIAGFSLAEVQDFFLHYFQDDAVADRMFAVVSANELMLTLCYIPAFCYIVCCILKESKDLCGESPKTMTDIYVQYLVALIRSHTQSRAETFLQEQSAKGIEQLSDIVIKLGRLAFQKLMEHQTLFYSSDSDVAALEGCSLVSTFLDKTVTQEPGYTEEVYSFAHLTVQEFFAAVYCALTDHPLPDASTEGGTNSGHLDLFNRFLSGILSERNANLLSRHLGLSYHKEKVDTYRQRIIGELAVLCDNGAHILNHLHCLFEQQDPSLALAVQPKMLRINVSDETLSQMDYNAIKYFLNPIEGKISELDLTGTGVSCEALRDIQPLLLRCESLWLGENNLDMDSVQVIADVLQVSDTMTHLGIGWSNLGDDELLVLSSAIRVKKKLVELWMEGNRVSCRGLLSLSDLTPNPLEKVVAIWNDLTDTEPEPRCSQESITVNFTDDDMWESWGEWVFKRCEVSSNEKLETVLHKVCKVSVHYLEAQWARTFYKQLSQLIKHRIESCTEDDMCKKLRKFENILDL